In a single window of the Cucumis melo cultivar AY chromosome 11, USDA_Cmelo_AY_1.0, whole genome shotgun sequence genome:
- the LOC103499656 gene encoding uncharacterized protein LOC103499656, whose amino-acid sequence MGACATKPKADGALAPAPEPEKKDVDAVVDAVEPEKTVEVPAVEVSGEGDQGDKGKEVVDVDDDKVDDQSVKRRSLSNLFKEKEGSESIDGEKPVGETETEIQTKEIDIKAPQTEKCIEESETKVPQTVVEAEKHTEEIETKVPQTVVETEKRTEEAVVQIEKQTEEAEVEVPKTVVETKETETKAPHPVVETEKSEIPIERIQITDVPTTTSETITVEKVIAPSPSDVTPTSETSEEKRSEDVKLPEKVEKAEVVTLVEVEPKKDDNSDAKKTETETPKETEPKPVAPTETSAKPAEVKDEVVKVSAEEKTSS is encoded by the exons ATGGGAGCTTGTGCGACTAAGCCCAAGGCCGACGGCGCCCTCGCTCCGGCCCCGGAACCGGAGAAGAAGGATGTTGATGCTGTTGTCGACGCTGTTGAACCTGAGAAAACAGTTGAAGTTCCGGCGGTGGAGGTTTCAGGAGAGGGAGACCAAGGCGATAAAGGTAAGGAAGTTGTTGATGTTGACGACGATAAGGTGGATGATCAGAGTGTTAAACGCCGCTCACTAAGCAACTTATTTAAGGAG AAAGAAGGGAGTGAATCAATTGATGGTGAGAAGCCAGTTGGGGAAACAGAGAcagaaatacaaacaaaagaAATTGACATTAAGGCACCTCAAACTGAAAAGTGTATCGAAGAGTCTGAGACAAAGGTGCCTCAAACTGTAGTAGAAGCTGAAAAACATACTGAAGAAATTGAGACAAAGGTGCCTCAAACTGTAGTAGAGACCGAAAAACGTACCGAAGAAGCTGTAGTGCAGATTGAAAAACAAACCGAAGAAGCTGAGGTGGAGGTACCTAAAACTGTAGTAGAAACCAAAGAAACTGAGACCAAGGCGCCTCATCCAGTTGTAGAGACTGAAAAATCTGAAATTCCAATTGAAAGGATACAGATCACCGACGTTCCAACAACAACTTCCGAGACCATTACTGTGGAGAAAGTAATTGCACCTTCACCATCTGATGTTACACCAACGAGTGAAACATCCGAGGAAAAGAGATCAGAAGATGTAAAATTACCCGAGAAAGTCGAGAAAGCTGAAGTAGTGACATTAGTTGAAGTCGAaccaaagaaagatgataacAGTGATGCCAAGAAGACTGAGACAGAGACACCGAAAGAAACCGAACCAAAGCCCGTTGCACCTACCGAAACCAGTGCCAAACCAGCAGAGGTAAAGGATGAAGTAGTGAAGGTAAGTGCTGAGGAAAAAACATCAAGTTGA
- the LOC103499655 gene encoding uncharacterized protein LOC103499655 isoform X3, which yields MLIPRFRPSLILQNSFIGSTFAAAHVASFHSTPTSCEKWKSKWKFDGGGHGKEPPKSYVRYVTRQRRSDAKKALKNLLYNSGSTFPKKESKWSLGGHWPSDESDQSSNCNKKGRAKSSTQKFGKFGRESFFANDFNNDYETTFHATFGDRSYSWSFGWTNPPNWKNQRAKEWDNLSDCESDDEKTPDVGSCSDRAILGLPRTGPLKMEEVKTAFRLSALKWHPDKHPGPSQAMAEEKFKLCVNAYNSLCSALSPGKTSAMF from the exons ATGCTAATACCCAGATTTCGACCTTCCTTAATTCTTCAAAATTCGTTCATTGGGTCAACTTTTGCAGCTGCCCATGTCGCCTCTTTCCATTCCACGCCTACTTCCTGCGAAAAGTGGAAGAGCAAATGGAAATTT GATGGTGGTGGACACGGAAAGGAGCCACCAAAG AGTTATGTTAGATACGTAACCCGTCAAAGGCGTTCTGATGCAAAAAAGGCTCTAAAGAACCTCCTCTACAACAGTGGATCTACCTTCCCG AAAAAGGAATCAAAATGGAGTCTTGGTGGTCACTGGCCATCTGATGAGTCAGATCAATCGAGTAACTGCAATAAGAAAGGACGAGCGAAGTCTTCGACACAGAAATTTG GTAAGTTTGGAAGAGAGAGTTTTTTTGCTAACGACTTCAATAACGATTACGAGACAACCTTTCATGCCACATTTGGCGATAGATCATATTCTTGGTCTTTTGGGTGGACAAACCCTCCAAACTGGAAGAACCAAAGAGCTAAAGAATGGGATAATTTGAGTGATTGCGAGTCTGATGACGAGAAGACCCCTGATGTAGGATCATGTTCAGATAGAGCTATCCTCGGTTTGCCACGAACAGGTCCTTTGAAGATGGAAGAAGTTAAAACGGC TTTCCGCTTATCTGCTTTAAAATGGCATCCTGATAAGCATCCAGGACCTTCCCAG GCAATGGCTGAAGAGAAATTCAAACTTTGTGTTAATGCATACAATTCCTTGTGCAGTGCACTCTCTCCGGGTAAAACTTCAGCTATGTTCTAA
- the LOC103499655 gene encoding uncharacterized protein LOC103499655 isoform X2 produces MSPLSIPRLLPAKSGRANGNLVIQENQEEDRQSTIQHNDGGGHGKEPPKSYVRYVTRQRRSDAKKALKNLLYNSGSTFPKKESKWSLGGHWPSDESDQSSNCNKKGRAKSSTQKFGKSQHKRPKRKFGRESFFANDFNNDYETTFHATFGDRSYSWSFGWTNPPNWKNQRAKEWDNLSDCESDDEKTPDVGSCSDRAILGLPRTGPLKMEEVKTAFRLSALKWHPDKHPGPSQAMAEEKFKLCVNAYNSLCSALSPGKTSAMF; encoded by the exons ATGTCGCCTCTTTCCATTCCACGCCTACTTCCTGCGAAAAGTGGAAGAGCAAATGGAAATTT AGTTATTCAAGAGAATCAGGAGGAGGATCGTCAGTCTACAATCCAGCACAAC GATGGTGGTGGACACGGAAAGGAGCCACCAAAG AGTTATGTTAGATACGTAACCCGTCAAAGGCGTTCTGATGCAAAAAAGGCTCTAAAGAACCTCCTCTACAACAGTGGATCTACCTTCCCG AAAAAGGAATCAAAATGGAGTCTTGGTGGTCACTGGCCATCTGATGAGTCAGATCAATCGAGTAACTGCAATAAGAAAGGACGAGCGAAGTCTTCGACACAGAAATTTGGTAAATCCCAGCACAAGAGACCAAAAC GTAAGTTTGGAAGAGAGAGTTTTTTTGCTAACGACTTCAATAACGATTACGAGACAACCTTTCATGCCACATTTGGCGATAGATCATATTCTTGGTCTTTTGGGTGGACAAACCCTCCAAACTGGAAGAACCAAAGAGCTAAAGAATGGGATAATTTGAGTGATTGCGAGTCTGATGACGAGAAGACCCCTGATGTAGGATCATGTTCAGATAGAGCTATCCTCGGTTTGCCACGAACAGGTCCTTTGAAGATGGAAGAAGTTAAAACGGC TTTCCGCTTATCTGCTTTAAAATGGCATCCTGATAAGCATCCAGGACCTTCCCAG GCAATGGCTGAAGAGAAATTCAAACTTTGTGTTAATGCATACAATTCCTTGTGCAGTGCACTCTCTCCGGGTAAAACTTCAGCTATGTTCTAA
- the LOC103499655 gene encoding uncharacterized protein LOC103499655 isoform X1 — protein sequence MLIPRFRPSLILQNSFIGSTFAAAHVASFHSTPTSCEKWKSKWKFDGGGHGKEPPKSYVRYVTRQRRSDAKKALKNLLYNSGSTFPKKESKWSLGGHWPSDESDQSSNCNKKGRAKSSTQKFGKSQHKRPKRKFGRESFFANDFNNDYETTFHATFGDRSYSWSFGWTNPPNWKNQRAKEWDNLSDCESDDEKTPDVGSCSDRAILGLPRTGPLKMEEVKTAFRLSALKWHPDKHPGPSQAMAEEKFKLCVNAYNSLCSALSPGKTSAMF from the exons ATGCTAATACCCAGATTTCGACCTTCCTTAATTCTTCAAAATTCGTTCATTGGGTCAACTTTTGCAGCTGCCCATGTCGCCTCTTTCCATTCCACGCCTACTTCCTGCGAAAAGTGGAAGAGCAAATGGAAATTT GATGGTGGTGGACACGGAAAGGAGCCACCAAAG AGTTATGTTAGATACGTAACCCGTCAAAGGCGTTCTGATGCAAAAAAGGCTCTAAAGAACCTCCTCTACAACAGTGGATCTACCTTCCCG AAAAAGGAATCAAAATGGAGTCTTGGTGGTCACTGGCCATCTGATGAGTCAGATCAATCGAGTAACTGCAATAAGAAAGGACGAGCGAAGTCTTCGACACAGAAATTTGGTAAATCCCAGCACAAGAGACCAAAAC GTAAGTTTGGAAGAGAGAGTTTTTTTGCTAACGACTTCAATAACGATTACGAGACAACCTTTCATGCCACATTTGGCGATAGATCATATTCTTGGTCTTTTGGGTGGACAAACCCTCCAAACTGGAAGAACCAAAGAGCTAAAGAATGGGATAATTTGAGTGATTGCGAGTCTGATGACGAGAAGACCCCTGATGTAGGATCATGTTCAGATAGAGCTATCCTCGGTTTGCCACGAACAGGTCCTTTGAAGATGGAAGAAGTTAAAACGGC TTTCCGCTTATCTGCTTTAAAATGGCATCCTGATAAGCATCCAGGACCTTCCCAG GCAATGGCTGAAGAGAAATTCAAACTTTGTGTTAATGCATACAATTCCTTGTGCAGTGCACTCTCTCCGGGTAAAACTTCAGCTATGTTCTAA
- the LOC103499654 gene encoding trihelix transcription factor DF1-like: MLEISPSPENSSAAAATAAANRVSKEDAAAASAGVLEEADRNWPGNRWPREETMALLKVRSSMDTAFRDASLKAPLWEEVSRKLGELGYNRNAKKCKEKFENIYKYHKRTKDGRSGKSNGKNYRYFEQLEALDNHPLLPSQADSMEEIPKIIPNNVVHNAIPCSVVNPGANFVETTTTSLSTSTTSCSSKESGGTRKKKRKFVEFFERLMNEVIEKQEKLQKKFVEALEKCEVERLAREEEWKMQELARIKKERERLNQERSIAAAKDAAVLSFLKVISEQGGTVQFPENLLLMENLTEKQDDANGERNTSTQENINNGNSNQISSSRWPKEEIDALIQLRTNLQMKYQDSGPKGPLWEEISLAMKKLGYDRNAKRCKEKWENINKYFKRVKESNKKRPEDSKTCPYFQQLDALYKQKSKKVINNPANPNYELKPEELLMHMMGSQEETHQPESATDDGEAENADNQNQEDEGEEGEDEDEDYRIVANSNNNNNTQMQVN, translated from the exons ATGCTGGAAATTTCCCCTTCACCGGAAAACTCttccgccgccgccgccaccgCCGCCGCCAACCGGGTCTCCAAGGAAGACGCTGCAGCGGCTTCTGCCGGAGTTTTAGAGGAAGCTGACCGGAACTGGCCCGGTAATCGGTGGCCACGAGAGGAGACTATGGCTTTGCTGAAGGTTCGGTCCAGTATGGACACTGCGTTTAGGGACGCAAGCTTGAAAGCTCCTCTATGGGAAGAAGTTTCCAG GAAATTGGGTGAGCTTGGATATAATCGAAATGCGAAGAAATGCAAAGAGAAGTTTGAGAACATTTATAAGTATCACAAAAGGACTAAAGATGGAAGATCAGGCAAATCGAATGGGAAAAATTATAGGTATTTTGAGCAATTAGAAGCTCTAGATAATCATCCGTTGCTTCCTTCTCAAGCTGATTCAATGGAAGAAATCCCAAAGATTATCCCGAACAATGTTGTTCACAATGCAATTCCTTGTTCCGTAGTAAACCCAGGTGCAAATTTTGTTGAAACTACCACCACTTCATTATCGACATCGACTACGTCTTGTTCGAGCAAAGAGTCAGGTGGgacgaggaagaagaagaggaagtttGTGGAGTTCTTTGAGAGGTTAATGAATGAAGTGATTGAGAAGCAGGAGAAATTGCAAAAGAAGTTTGTGGAGGCATTGGAGAAATGTGAAGTAGAGAGGTTAGCGAGAGAAGAAGAGTGGAAGATGCAAGAATTAGCTCGAATCAAGAAAGAGCGAGAGCGTTTAAATCAAGAGAGATCGATTGCGGCTGCAAAGGACGCAGCCGTTCTTTCATTCTTGAAGGTTATCTCTGAACAAGGGGGTACAGTGCAGTTTCCTGAGAACTTGCTTTTGATGGAGAATTTGACTGAGAAGCAAGATGATGCTAATGGTGAAAGAAATACAAGCACTCAAGAGAATATCAACAATGGTAATTCAAATCAGATTAGTTCATCTCGATGGCCGAAAGAAGAGATCGATGCTCTGATTCAGCTTAGGACTAATCTACAGATGAAGTACCAAGATAGTGGCCCTAAAGGTCCTCTCTGGGAAGAAATATCACTAGCCATGAAGAAACTTGGTTATGATAGAAATGCAAAGAGGTGTAAAGAGAAATGGGAGAACATCAACAAATACTTCAAAAGAGTAAAGGAAAGCAACAAAAAGCGACCCGAGGATTCAAAGACATGCCCTTATTTCCAGCAACTCGATGCATTGTACAAACAGAAGTCCAAGAAAGTTATCAACAATCCAGCCAATCCAAATTACGAACTAAAACCCGAGGAACTATTGATGCACATGATGGGCAGCCAAGAAGAAACCCACCAACCTGAATCAGCAACAGATGATGGCGAAGCTGAGAATGCAGATAATCAAAACCAAGAAGACGAAGGCGAAGAAGGAGAAGACGAAGATGAGGACTATCGGATTGTAGccaacagcaacaacaacaacaatactCAAATGCAAGTCAACTAG